The sequence AACGGGGAGGGCTGCGCCGGCATCGGCTCTGCGCAAAGAAGCGGACCCCCTCCGGTCAAGTGATCTTCCTGCAACGATACAGGTGCAGATCCTTCGGCTGCACCAGGCCCTGCAGGATAAGAGGGGCGAACGCCACACAACGCTAATCAGCGAGGCAGGCAGCATCCTGCGGAGGATCCGGGGTGCCGGGTTGGATCCTGGGCAATACACGGATCTGCTGCTGCCGGATAACCCCGGGCCCGGTGTGGATATGGATAAGGCGAGGAAGACGGTTGAGGCTGCGCTCAAGTACGCGCTGGATGCGGAGCTGGACATTGCGCAGAATGTCCCGGCGGGCGAGCGGGAGCGCTTGGGGCCACTCGATGATGCACTCAAATCGGCATGGGCAGCAAAGTCACAGGAAGCACCGGACTACGATGCGCTGATCCGAGCCATCAAATCGGCGTGGGCAGATGTGCAGGATCTGAGGCTGTCCAAAGAGACCGGGAGACTGATGCGCGATTACCGAGCCGTGGTTTGGGACACGGTCACAGACCTTGAAGGTTCTCAGCTGGATGCCGAGATCCGAGGACGTTTCATTATGCCGGCTAGGCCGCACCACCACGCTCATGTATCGAGTCTGATGGATGGGGTGCATGCGCCGGTCGATTGGGTGGTGGATGGATGGATCCCTTCGGGGATGGTCAGTCTGTTAGGTGGGCATGGAGAGGTTGGGAAGAGTTTTGCGTCGCTGTGGCTGTGCATGAGGATCGCCCTGGGAGAGGTCAGATGGTTTGATGTGTTGGAGGGGACACATCAAACGGAGCTGGGAACGAGGCCCCCGGAGGTGATGCAGGAGGGAAGGGTATTGTATGCCGGATTTGAAGACACGCTTGATACCATGTATTCCCGTGTATTCAGAAAGTTTATCGAGGGGCAGGATGATGCTGTGCTGGAGAAAGTCCGGGATAACGTCTGCGTGCTGCGGGGTACATCCCCGCTGTTTGCACCGCTTGCGGGAAAGCACAGGGACACACAGCTGCGGATCACGGAGGCGGGCCGGATCTTTGAGGATGCGGTCAAAACGATCGTCCCCCGTCTGGTCGTGATCGACCCGATCGTTGCAGCTTTCTCAGGGAATATCTCGGACAGTGTGGCCGTCCGAGCATTTATCCGGTTTTTGCAACGCCTGGCGGAGGACACGGGGGCAGCCATTCTGATGGTCGGTCACTTGCCCAAAGGCGGGACGTCAACGGCCCGGAGTTTTGCGTCGGCTGGATCGGCCGACTGGCAGAATGGTTCGCGTGCGGCGATGACCTTGATGCGGGATGTCAAGATGAGAAAAAATAAGGCGGGCGAGTGGGTACCTGCCAAGGATCCAGACGGGAGGGTGATCTATCTGAATAGTCTGACGCTCCGACTTGAGAAGGGCAACCACGCGAGGCGGAAGCCAGACCTGAAGCTGTGGTGGGGGCCGGATGCAGGCTCGGGGTTGGTGATTTACCCCCACTCCTATGGAGGGGCGGACAGTGAACCAACCAACGGACAAACGGCGGCGCGGCCACCGAAGGCCCCATCGCAGCCGATAGATGACGAAGAGCTGCCGTTCTAATGAGTGAGATCCAAGGACACAGAGAAGAAATACTTAGGCAACTCCAAGAGCTGGAGAGCAGTGAGGTCACGGGATCGGATTGGATGATGCTGGATCGTCAGATCTGTGACCTGATCGTGAAAGGGTATTGGGAGCGCGTGTGTGCACATAAGACGGTTCAGGTTTCGATCGGCGATGTTCTGTGTCCTTCCTGGATGGATCTTGGAAAGGCCGTCAACGAGAAAATGACGGACCCGATGCGCCACAAAGATGAGGGATGGAATCTCTGTCTGGGGCAGGTGGATGCGTGCGCACGTCGATTTGATCGGAGCGGCTATGAGGGAAGCATCGAAGAGCGGATCTGCATCTATGACGAAAAGAGAGGCGCGCCAAAGGACTCGTTTTTGGTGAGCGTTCGGATCATGGCGCTCTCGGGGATGGATGGCGGGCGTGGGATGCCACGCGAATATTTCCCCTTTCCTCACACGCCGACCGTGATGCACCGGCGTGTTCTGAAGCGGATGAAGGAGCATCCAGATGACCGGAAGACGGAAGCGCACCTATGCCCATTTTTTGCGCTGGTTCTGTGGTATGTGCGTCACTACGCAAAGCAGGTCTCGAACCCCTCGGACGCCGTCCCGCTCATTCCGAGCACGGCGATTGAATCGGAGGACGACAGGCAGAAGCGGAGAGCGTCACGAATGCTCACGGTGATTCCCCCGGAAATGCTGGGACTGAATCGGTGGCATAACCCGAACGAAGCACGTCTGGGCGCGCAATTCCTCTTGCTCATGTTGGGGGAGGTCAGGCGAGAACTTTGGGATACTGAGATTCGCGTAACGGTGGATGACATGCCGGTGGTGGAGTTGTTCAAAAAGGCAACCGGGATCAAACGGTTCAGACCTGAACGACATTCAAAAATAGTCCTGGGCGCTCTGGATTATATCCGAACCCTTCCACTGGTGGAATACAAAAACCGCGAAGGGCGTTGGCGGGGTTATGCGCCGGTACAGATCCGGGAACAACCGGTGCGTCGGGTGTTCGAGGATGACATACTCCAAGTTAGCATCTGGTTTCCGCCGACGACTCGCGGGTTCAAGATGTGCCCGAAACTCAACGCCTTCGCTAGTTCCTCGGGAGATATCAGGTGGAAGCTGGTCTATCATCTGTCAGCAGCATGGAGCGAGGTGCTTGACATTCGGGGGGGAGGGAAGCGGGTGTTTCAGAAAATGGATCGGGATGAGTATCCACAGGTGACGATTGACGACCTGGTACGGATGGGGTACGGTACGGAGGCTCCGAGCGAGGGCACAAAACGTCAGTGGAGATACAGGACTCGGGTTGTACTGGAGAGACTGCGGGGAAAAGGATTCATCCTTTTTGATGGGCCTGCGAAA is a genomic window of Bacteroidetes bacterium SB0662_bin_6 containing:
- a CDS encoding AAA family ATPase, with the translated sequence MIPDTPKPEHERQLAEAFNTALPRKLTREQIDEVREEYFPHVQFVACLGNKKPVDWRDPENAADGWTGRGKPTFKPMSDRAYERAALLAVFPSSMRLVGVDVDYGGRAVADQLADLYPYATYITPSRRPDGWHVWFAVDTDVFESKDYSFGGGSGQTRGSENYLICWDPEGFVDMCRRLHQCDQPVPANALRAHLGLPIPGTKTGRAAPASALRKEADPLRSSDLPATIQVQILRLHQALQDKRGERHTTLISEAGSILRRIRGAGLDPGQYTDLLLPDNPGPGVDMDKARKTVEAALKYALDAELDIAQNVPAGERERLGPLDDALKSAWAAKSQEAPDYDALIRAIKSAWADVQDLRLSKETGRLMRDYRAVVWDTVTDLEGSQLDAEIRGRFIMPARPHHHAHVSSLMDGVHAPVDWVVDGWIPSGMVSLLGGHGEVGKSFASLWLCMRIALGEVRWFDVLEGTHQTELGTRPPEVMQEGRVLYAGFEDTLDTMYSRVFRKFIEGQDDAVLEKVRDNVCVLRGTSPLFAPLAGKHRDTQLRITEAGRIFEDAVKTIVPRLVVIDPIVAAFSGNISDSVAVRAFIRFLQRLAEDTGAAILMVGHLPKGGTSTARSFASAGSADWQNGSRAAMTLMRDVKMRKNKAGEWVPAKDPDGRVIYLNSLTLRLEKGNHARRKPDLKLWWGPDAGSGLVIYPHSYGGADSEPTNGQTAARPPKAPSQPIDDEELPF